In Streptococcus parauberis NCFD 2020, the sequence AAAGACAAATTAAAAGCAGTGAATAAGAAGGAGATGGCTGAGAAGTTGTCAATTGGTTTTGAGACATTGAAAGATATTATCAGTGATTTACTCAAACCAGGAAGAGACCTTCGGGATGAATTCCAAACGCCAGTATTACGTCAAGATGTTTTAGATTTAAAAGATTTAAGAATTGGTCAAAAACTGGAAGGGACTGTTCGCAATGTTGTCGATTTTGGTGCTTTTGTAGATGTTGGTGTCCATGAAGATGGCTTAATTCATATTTCCGAAATGAGTAAGACATTTGTAAATCACCCAAGTCAGGTAGTTTCCGTAGGTGATTTGGTGACTGTATGGGTTTCTAAAATTGATCTTGACCGTCACAAAGTTAACCTTAGTTTATTAGCGCCAAATGAATCTAACTGATTATGTAAAGCAGGTTTCCAAAGAGGATTTTGGACAAAGCTTCGAACACGAGGCCCATTGGAATAATCGTTTAAAAACAACAGGTGGAAGATTTTTCCCCAATGATGGTCACTTAGATTTTAATCTTAATCTTTATGAAGAATTTGGTCCTGAGATTTTTCGGAAAATTGTTAGGCATGAGCTCTGTCACTACCATCTCTATATGGCCAAAAAAGGTTTCCGACATCGAGACCAAGATTTTAAAGATCTATTAGCCCAGGTCGATGGTTTGCGCTATGCCCCAATTAGTCAAAAACTCAATAAAATTCATTATATATGTAAGTCTTGTGGGCATCATTTTACAAGAAGACGACAGATTAACACGCGAAAATATGTTTGCGGCTTTTGTCAAGGAAAAATAGTCAAAATAAATCAGTCAAAAGACTGATTTATTTATCATCAATAGGTATTATAATATAGAAGAAAATCAGCAAAGGAGGAGTGCGCAATGGATACAGTTTTTTACAAACAGCGCAAAAACAGGTTGGTTGCAGGTGTTGTTGCTGGCTTAGCTGATAAATATGGTTGGGATTTAGCAATTGCACGCGTTTTTGCAGCCCTGCTAATTTATTCAACTGGCTTTGGATTTGTTATTTACATTTTATTAGCTATCTTTTTGCCTTATAAAGAGGATCTAATTGCTAAAAAACGTAATAATGGGCCAAGACGTCGTAAGGATGCCGAAGTGGTTGACGATGAAGATGATGGTTGGTTCTGGTAAGAATTTTCTTTAACTTATTATTTTTGAACAGGGGAATAATGAATTAAAGAGACAACCTATTGATTTGAAGAAGGACTTTATGACTGACATGAAGTCTTTTTCTCTAAAATTTTATATTTATGATACTTTAAAGTGACTCTATTAAAGGGTTTACAATTCAAGTATGATATAATATAAAAAAGGAGAAATTATGTCAGTTACAGTTAAGATGCTCATTAATAAGGTTCGTTTTGAAATTATTTATGGCACCGATGAATTATTTGAAAAAGAAATCACAACATCCGACATATCAAGACCAGGGCTTGAAATGACCGGTTATTTTGATTATTATGCACCTGAACGCATTCAGATTTTTGGGATGAAGGAATGGTCATATTTGACAAAAATGACTTCTCATAACCGTTATTCAGTTTTAAGAGAGATGTTTAAAAAAGAAACACCAGCTGTGATCGTTTCTAGAGATTTACCAATACCTGATGAAATGATTCAAGCAGCTAAAGAGGAAAATATTGTTCTTTTAAAAAGTAAAACATCTACTAGTCGATTATTAGGTGAAATCTCTTATTTCTTAGGGGAATCATTAGCAGAACGAACAAGTGTTCACGGTGTTTTGATGGACATTTATGGTATGGGTGTTCTGATACAAGGGGACTCTGGTATAGGTAAAAGCGAAACTGGTTTGGAATTGGTAAAGCGGGGTCATCGTTTAGTTGCTGATGACCGAGTAGATGTCTATGCGAAAGACGAAGAGACACTTTGGGGGGAGCCTGCTGAGATTTTACGACATCTTCTCGAAATTCGAGGTGTTGGCATTATTGACATTATGTCACTTTATGGAGCTAGTGCTGTTAAAGATTCTTCACAAGTTCAGTTGGCTATTTATTTAGAAAATTTTGAAGCAGGGAAAATATTTGATCGTCTTGGCAATGGTAATGAAGATGTTGATTTTGCCGGCGTTAAAATTCCACGAATTAGAATTCCAGTTAAAACTGGGCGAAATGTCTCTGTTGTTATTGAAGCAGCTGCGATGAACTATCGTGCTAAACAAATGGGATTTGATGCGACTAAAACTTTTGAAGAAAGATTAACGAATTTGATTAGTCAGAATGAGGAAAACCAATGATTGACCCAATAGCATTTAAAATTGGTCCATTTGCCGTTCATTGGTACGCGATTTGTATCATGATGGGTTTGCTGTTAGGAGTCTACTTAGCTTCAAAAGAAGCTCCACACAAAAAATTGCCTAGTGACGATATTATTGACTTTATTTTGATTGCCTTTCCACTATCTATTCTTGGTGCACGAATTTATTATGTTGCCTTTGAATGGTCATATTATTCTCAGCACCTGAATGAAATTTTTGCCATTTGGAATGGCGGGATTGCTATCTACGGTGGTTTAATCACAGGTGCCATCGTCTTGTATTTTTACACCTATAATAAAGCTATTGATCCCATAAGATTTTTGGATGTTACAGTTCCTGGTGTAATGATTGCGCAGGCTATTGGTCGCTGGGGTAATTTTGTAAATCAAGAAGCTTATGGCAAAGCAGTAAAAAGTTTAAATTATTTACCAAACTTCATAAAACAACAAATGTTTATAGACGGAAGTTACCGAATTCCAACCTTTTTATTTGAGTCATTATGGAATTTATTTGGATTTATCTTTATCATTGTTTTGAGAAGAAAACCTAAGTTTCTCTTAGAAGGTGAAATCTTTGCTTTTTATCTCATCTGGTATGGTTGTGGTCGACTTGTTATAGAAGGCATGAGAACGGATAGTCTAATGTTCTTAGGTATCCGAGTTTCACAAATTGTTTCAATTATTATTATTGTAATTGGTCTTGCTTTTGTTATCAAAAGAAGAGCACAAAAAAATATTCCTTTCTATCAGGAATAAGCTAAAGGAGAAAATATGGATTTAGTAGGTATTGCATTAATTATCATCGCACTTGCATTTGTTGCACTCGTAATCTTTTTAATTATTGTTCTTAAAAAGGTATCAGAAACAATTGACGAAACGAAGAAGACAATTTCTGTTTTAACCAGTGATGTCAATGTAACTCTTTATCAAACTAATGAAATCTTAGCTAAAGCAAATGTTTTAGTTGAAGATGTCAATGGTAAAGTATCAACAATTGATCCCTTATTTGTTGCCATTGCAGATTTATCAGAAAGTGTTTCTGATTTAAATGTTCATGCAAGAACTTTGGGACAACATGCTAGCTCAGCAACAAGTGGTGTTTCTAAAGTTAGTAAAACTGCCATGGTAGGTAAAATGGCCTCAAAAGTATTTGGTAAAAAGGAGAAAAGTTATGAGTAATCTACTTAAATCATTAGTTATTGGTACTGCAACTGGACTTGCAACTGCCTATTTCTTATCAACAGAAAAAGGAAAAGAAATTAAAAGCCGTGCTGAACAGGCATACGATGCTTATAAAGAAAACCCAGAAGAGTATCATCAAATGGCAAAAGAAAAAGGTACTGAATATACTAACCTTGCAAAAGAAACATTTAATGATTATAAACATAAATTTGAAACTGGTGAGATTACTCCTGAACAAGTAATGGAAGCAGTTAAACAAAAAACAAATCAATTTGTTAATAAGACAAGCCAACAATTTACAGAAGAAAAAGATATGACAGATGATCAAACAATGACTACTGAAGATGTTGTTCTTAATGAAGAAGATGTAATCATTGATTATTCTGATATCAATGAGGAAGCTCCAGTGATGAACACTTCAGAAGATTTGATTTCAGATACAGATGTTTTTTCAGAAGAAATTATAGATGCATCAGCTAAGTCTGAACGTGAAGAAGAAGAGTTACATTCAGAAATATAAAAAAGTTTTGGGTTTTCCCAAAACTTTTTTTATTTGATAAGATTTTTAACAGATTTTTTGAGAACATTTGTGATACTAAAGCTAATTAAACCTGAGAACAAAAATGCCCATATCGGAGAAAAGTTTAATGCGAGTAGGACAA encodes:
- a CDS encoding SprT family protein, with the protein product MNLTDYVKQVSKEDFGQSFEHEAHWNNRLKTTGGRFFPNDGHLDFNLNLYEEFGPEIFRKIVRHELCHYHLYMAKKGFRHRDQDFKDLLAQVDGLRYAPISQKLNKIHYICKSCGHHFTRRRQINTRKYVCGFCQGKIVKINQSKD
- a CDS encoding PspC domain-containing protein, whose amino-acid sequence is MDTVFYKQRKNRLVAGVVAGLADKYGWDLAIARVFAALLIYSTGFGFVIYILLAIFLPYKEDLIAKKRNNGPRRRKDAEVVDDEDDGWFW
- the hprK gene encoding HPr(Ser) kinase/phosphatase produces the protein MSVTVKMLINKVRFEIIYGTDELFEKEITTSDISRPGLEMTGYFDYYAPERIQIFGMKEWSYLTKMTSHNRYSVLREMFKKETPAVIVSRDLPIPDEMIQAAKEENIVLLKSKTSTSRLLGEISYFLGESLAERTSVHGVLMDIYGMGVLIQGDSGIGKSETGLELVKRGHRLVADDRVDVYAKDEETLWGEPAEILRHLLEIRGVGIIDIMSLYGASAVKDSSQVQLAIYLENFEAGKIFDRLGNGNEDVDFAGVKIPRIRIPVKTGRNVSVVIEAAAMNYRAKQMGFDATKTFEERLTNLISQNEENQ
- the lgt gene encoding prolipoprotein diacylglyceryl transferase → MIDPIAFKIGPFAVHWYAICIMMGLLLGVYLASKEAPHKKLPSDDIIDFILIAFPLSILGARIYYVAFEWSYYSQHLNEIFAIWNGGIAIYGGLITGAIVLYFYTYNKAIDPIRFLDVTVPGVMIAQAIGRWGNFVNQEAYGKAVKSLNYLPNFIKQQMFIDGSYRIPTFLFESLWNLFGFIFIIVLRRKPKFLLEGEIFAFYLIWYGCGRLVIEGMRTDSLMFLGIRVSQIVSIIIIVIGLAFVIKRRAQKNIPFYQE
- a CDS encoding DUF948 domain-containing protein, yielding MDLVGIALIIIALAFVALVIFLIIVLKKVSETIDETKKTISVLTSDVNVTLYQTNEILAKANVLVEDVNGKVSTIDPLFVAIADLSESVSDLNVHARTLGQHASSATSGVSKVSKTAMVGKMASKVFGKKEKSYE
- a CDS encoding YtxH domain-containing protein, which encodes MSNLLKSLVIGTATGLATAYFLSTEKGKEIKSRAEQAYDAYKENPEEYHQMAKEKGTEYTNLAKETFNDYKHKFETGEITPEQVMEAVKQKTNQFVNKTSQQFTEEKDMTDDQTMTTEDVVLNEEDVIIDYSDINEEAPVMNTSEDLISDTDVFSEEIIDASAKSEREEEELHSEI